Proteins encoded in a region of the Pocillopora verrucosa isolate sample1 chromosome 11, ASM3666991v2, whole genome shotgun sequence genome:
- the LOC136277059 gene encoding E3 ubiquitin-protein ligase rnf8-A-like encodes MIHLYNQKKFCRKPTVTRLGPSDEYSDVVIDSVISPLMISRVHAEIHFSNGKFRIDCKGLNGLLVNKTKRSSAVLCDGDVVVFGGAGVKTKEGQSLSAYDSEHVYVFHEVCQNDSEEVGSLGEGTSDGSVRRRSKRKKPASPSEGVSSPCEKKTKGSMEDKQVFEVDQKADPKEEVNISEVDDSRSKKCLKDLNEGLLCCICRELIVLVHTLPCSHTFCFGCIRDWLCHSKDCPNCRAKAQLKSAVPVKCY; translated from the exons ATGATCCATCTCTACAACCAGAAAAAATTTTGCCGAAAACCGACTGTCACTCGTCTCGGACCCAGTGATGAATATTCAGATGTTGTTATTGACAGTGTGATATCTCCTTTAATGATCAGTCGTGTTCACGCTGAAATTCATTTCAGCAATGGAAAATTCAGAATTGATTGTAAAGGACTGAACGGGCTGCTagtcaacaaaacaaagcgtagcTCTGCTGTCCTATGCGATggtgatgttgttgtctttggagGTGCTGGCGTTAAAACGAAAGAAGGACAGAGTTTGTCAGCTTACGATTCGGAGCATGTGTATGTTTTTCATGAGGTTTGCCAGAATGATTCTGAAGAAGTGGGCTCCCTTGGGGAAGGAACAAGCGATGGAAGCGTGCGAAGGCGAAGCAAACGGAAAAAGCCCGCATCACCAAGTGAAGGAGTGAG ttctccatgtgaaaagaagactaaagGCAGCATGGAAGATAAGCAG GTTTTTGAAGTTGATCAAAAAGCTGATCCAAaggaagaagtaaacatcagtGAAG tAGATGACAGCAGATCAAAGAAGTGCCTGAAAGATTTAAATGAGGGGCTACTTTGTTGTATCTGTCGTGAACTGATAGTATTGGTGCACACTTTGCCTTGCTCACAcactttctgttttggttgTATCAGGGACTGGCTTTG TCATTCAAAAGACTGTCCAAACTGTAGAGCAAAGGCTCAACTCAAGTCTGCTGTACCAGTGAAG TGCTACTGA